The genome window gtccctgaactgaagcgaatcgtccctgaactgtagagaatcgtccctgaactgaagcgaatcgtccctgaactgaaacggatcgtccctgaactgaagcggatcgtccctgaactgtagagaatcgtccctgaactgtagagaatcgtccctgaactgaaacggatcgtccctgaactgaagcggatcgtccctgaactgtagagaatcgtccctgaactgtagagaatcgtccctgaactgaagcggatcgtccctgaactgaagcgaatcatcctgaactgaagcgaatcgtccctgaactgaagcgaatcatccctgaactgtagagaatcgtccctgaactgaagcggatcgtccctgaactgtagagaatcgtccctgaactgtagagaatcgtccctgaactgtagagaatcgtccctgaactgaagcgaatcatcctgaactgaagcgaatcgtccctgaactgtagagaatcgtccctgaactgtagagaatcgtccctgaactgaagcggatcgtccctgaactgtagagaatcgtccctgaactgtagagaatcgtccctgaactgtagagaatcgtccctgaactgaagcggatcgtccctgaactgaagcgaatcgtccctgaactgaagcggatcgtccctgaactgaagcgaatcgtccctgaactgaagcggatcgtccctgaactgaagcgaatcgtccctgaactgaaacgaatcgtccctgaactgaagcggatcgtccctgaactgaagcgaatcatccctgaactgaactgaatcgtccctgaactgaagcgaatcatccctgaactgaagcgaatcgtccctgaactgaaacgaatcgtccctgaactgtagagaatcgtccctgaactgaactgaatcgtccctgaactgaagcgaatcgtccctgaactgaagcgaatcgtccctgaactgaagcgAATCATCCCTGAACTGAAGCGAATCATCCCTGAACTGAAacgaatcgtccctgaactgtagagaatcgtccctgaactgaagcgaatcgtccctgaactgaagcAAATCATCCTCGTCCCTGAACTGAAacgaatcgtccctgaactgtagagaatcgtccctgaactgaagcaaatcgtccctgaactgaagcaaatcgtccctgaactgaagcgAATCATCCCTGAACTGAAACGAATCGTCCTCGTCCCTGAACTGAAacgaatcgtccctgaactgtagagaatcgtccctgaactgaagcaaatcgtccctgaactgaagcaaatcgtccctgaactgaagcgAATCATCCCTGAACTGAAACGAATCGTCCTCGTCCCTGAACTGAAACGAATCGTCCCTGAACTTTagagaatcgtccctgaactgaagcAAATCAATCAATCTGAAAACTCtaacactgttattttcctgtttctcTCAGTGAAGCTGCTCTGAAACGTTGGCTCCAGTGTGAAGTGCAGAAGGAGGAGTGACTTCATCTTCACCTGCAGCGCGTCCAGGACGTCCCGGTGTCTCACCAGGGCCACAGGAATCTTCATCTTACTGAACACAGAGTTGTTTACCGTAGGCGTCAACATACTCTTGATGCTGGCGATCAGAAGCACAGACGCACCCAGATCCTGAGCGACCAGAGCCTTCTGACCGAAATCACAGCTGCCCCTCGTCACCACCACAGCCTGACCCTCCAGAGAGTCCTGCTGACCCCTCACACACAGCTGACTGGAGGTCAGGTTCAGCAGCGGATAGGCcacctgcgcacacacacacacacaccacacacacacacacacacacagtcatgcagCAGATTCACATACTCTGAATGGTCTCCTTCATGAATCATTGGCATGGACTTCATCACAGGAGGAAGCTGTATATGCATATGTTCATGGTTAAGGCACTTTTAGGTAAGTTGCCTGCTAATATTTCCTCATTTTTTATACAAATAGTTACCATACTAGATCTCAACAGTACATTAAGTTAAAAGTTCCAGAAGTATGTTTGGAGTTTGGAAAATGTGCTTTTACTTTCTCTGCCCCCTGGGCTTGGAATGATCTGCAAACTCTCGTCAAACTTGAGACACTACCATCCCTGTGTACTTGTCTTTAGCCAAATGTTGTAAAGAAATCTTGTGTTCTTCCTgatcttatttttttaatcagttgcTGTGTTCGAGTCCCTTGAGTTTTCCTCTTTTAGTTATGTTTGTATGAAACTCTTGACCAGGTCTCCCTGGAAGAAGAGATGGTGAAGTCTCAGTGAGATCCTCCTGCCTAAacaaatacagtgtgtgtgtgtgtgtgtgtgtgtgtgtgcgtgcgtgcgtgtgtgtgtttgcagaactTCACACACTGGATGAGAAGCAGCATTTGACTGcattatacaggtgcatctcaataaatcagaatgttgtggaaaagtattGAGCGCACGTACAGTGAATGAACACACTTTCCAGAAcgccaacaattcacaatttcttaaatttttttattggtcttatgaagtattctgatttgttgagatcgtgaattggtgggtttttgttaaatgtgagccaaaatcatcacaattaaaagaaccaaagacttaaagtatttcagtctgtgtgtgcTGAActgatttaatacacaagtttcacagtttgagttgagttactgaaataaatgaacttttcctcgacattctcatttattgagatgcacctgtaaatgtAGTAAATCCTTGTTGTTCCAGATAAAGTCTGTAAGGTTGCTCATCCTAGTCTTTAATAGGCTATTAGAAACAGTAATGATGGTAGGTTATTAGTTAGATGCCAGATATTAATTATTAAGCTATGACTCTGGATAACAGATTTTTAGAATCGAGATCAAGGTTCTCCCATGATTCTGAAAACATgacattaaacaaaaactaaacaataCAGGCTGATTCACTTagggttttttttatgttttatttattgttataaattagtctaaaatgttataaattagcctattagaaattatatatatatatatttcttgaacTTGATTCAGTCATGTTTGAACGAGTCTCTTGATTGAATGAAGTGTATTTCAACACTCACTGGTCACTCTACGGTCATCATGTAATATATCGGTCTTCAATCTTTATTTGAAGCGTAATGTGTTCCAAAGGTCAGCTTCTCATTCTGACTGCGGCCGCAGCTATATCAGATTATGAACTTTGACCTCTATACTGTCGTTATTAGTATTTCATGTTAGTGACACAGAAATGTAACCTGCTGTGTAGAGCGTTTGTGAAGCTGTTTCAAACACAAGCTTACACCATGAGCGCCGCTCTCTGCGTGAAAACAGCTTCAAATATTCCCATCTGATCATCGTCATAGCAATaagactgtgtgtgtctgagtgtgagagagtgtgtgtgtgtgtgtgtgtgtgtgtgttttctctcacAGCTGCACTCAGGCGGTCTGAGATGTTGCTCCAGGTTGAGTTGTACACCAGACAGTATTCTCTGACTGTGGATCCATTAGACGCGTGCAGAATCGCCAGCTGACCGTCGACCTAAGAGCAGAAACACAGAAGATGATTCACTGATTCGCGAATCTTCAGCTCTTACTCAGTTATTTTCAGCGCGTTAGTTACCTGACAGCCAAACCACATCAGCAGGAGGAACGACAGCACGTTTACTGCCATTGCTGTCCGACACAAAGCGTTTTCCGACGACTTTCTGCAATCTAATTTAACTTAAAACTGGTGATTTTAAACAATTAGCTTACTTTCTAGGTTTCGCTTGTCATGTTTATGGTGACGGTAAATGCTTTCGCTTCCTCTTCCGTGTTCTGCCGCTCGGTCACATGACTGCTCGCGTCACGCGTCACGCTCTACGTCAACAAATCGAAACAAAGTTCAACTTTACAAACTATTATCTACATAAGCGCACATTTTTAAGGCAGAAACTACTTTTATGTGTTCTGCTTTCTGACTTACAGCAGTATTTTTGGACCATCTTCAAAAAGAAGGCTTTAAAAGCTATTTGACTTTGTAGattaaatttttattcatttgatgtgatttttttttgtaatattccccctttttatattttttcttctagTATTGTGACTGTATTTTgacttctttttaaaaattatattctcaattaaaaaatacaaatacatgcaACATTTTTGCAGTCTCTTCAATtgatattatacatatttaatatatgaaattcaattaaattttgaaaacttttttcatatagtttttatacacacacacacacacacacattctcactctctctctctcacacacacacacacattctcactctctctcacacacacacacacacacacattctcactctctctcacacacacacacacattctcactctctctcacacactttctctctcacacacacacacacacaaacactacaaACACAGTGTGTTACAAGGATGACATTTTATTCAGGCATCAGAATGAAACGATTTGTACAAAAATACTTTCCTGTCAATGCATCCTGTACAAGCATTGCACAAATATTACAGTAAGATGCACATTTCAAGTTTACCACAAACACAGCACATTTAAAAGATTACAAAAAAAGATATTCCAACTTCCAGCGAACATTGGAAAGGTACAAAAGTTACAAAAGCAGTTATTACAGAGCTGAATCTGTGTATCTGTGTATCTCATGTGGCCCAGCCACCATTAAACCATGAAATAAATACAGACCCATGGAAGAAACCCAATCAGAATTTTGATCCTCACATTCACAATCATGCACTTGACAGACATTCAGATCAATCTCTACTGTGAGAGGACGATAAAGCAGTAAAAGAGTAGCATTGGACAAATATCTACAAGCGTGGGATCCTTGGGAAGAACACCCGTCTGATCTGATGCTGTGACCTGTGACTTCTGATCTGAATCACTAACATTAATGAGCAAtacctgatctgatctgatctgatgaaTTCAGCTCTGAATCTGTGACCTGATCCAGATCAGAAATCACTGTCACAAACACACGATCTACAGCACGCTATCAGCTGGAGCtcataaaataaactataaaatgatATCGTATGAGCGCAGGGAGAGCAACGGATCGCATTAAaccataaaatgacaaaaaagaaagatttaAACAACTTTACAGGTCAAATATAGATAATAAATCTCACTTTTCAGccatataaacattgttttaaaaaaaaaatggcaagaaaatagatttattttcatttgaaaaattaTAACTTTTCTTTATTTGAGCCAAGACCTTAAATTTGAGCTAAATGTGAGAAAACTAAATATATGGCCTTAAACTCCTGAGACCCAGAAAAAAACACGTTTTGTGAATTGAATATTTTTagagaataagaaaaaaactaagaaataacAATTTTGATGAATGATCATTTGTTCATATGTGATGTGTTCTGTAGAGGACAGCAGGACTCCAGGGAAATTACAAGCTTTTTAATCACCAACAAATGTTTAGGTTTCAGGACTCTGTATAAAGACGCTTCTGAAAGACACAAGAGAATGCCTTTCGCTTTATTCAGTATAAACATTATAGCTTTCCAATCTATCTATAAACTGCATCTCATTTGTTCTTGTGGCAACATGTAAAGAAAAACGAAGTCTAATAATGGCGAGATTTTCATAACAACATTGAATATTTGATAGGAATATTGAAATATGATTAATCTCTGTTCATTAGTGGAACGGCTGATAAACACAGGTTTAGTCCTGCTGTCCTCTGCAGTGCACACCATGAAATCAAGTCATATTCTGATCTGAAAAGCCCATCATATCTTCCTGACGTGTTGATTTAAGACAGAAAGGGTGTTGAATTTGATCACTTTACTAATGTCAGCAGGAGAGAGAGTGTTTCTGATCGACTGTGCTCAGGACATCCAGACTAAAACTGTGACGTGCAGGTTCTCCGAGGAAGTCCTTGAAATCTAACGTCCTCTTCCTGGGTCCCAGGAGCTTAAACTAGATGTGAGAGGCTTGTGGACTCTCTCTGTGCTGGACGTCACCCGGTCAGCCCTGGACGCTCGCCGGTGTGCCGTTCCCATAACCTCCTTTAGACTTCATCTGCGTCTGCACCGAGTCCACCTGACGACACACACCAGACACATCAGGAGCGCTCCGAGTCCCAGACAAACAGCTCATTTATTAACCAAATCTGCTCTTTACACACACACGAAGTGAAGCGATCCATTCGTCATCATGCAAACACAGCTCATTCATGAACATATAAAATGCAGAAATGTCGACCAGGCTTCACTGATGTCCTGCTGGTGATTCAGTGAGGTCTAGTGTAGTATAAGGTTACTCACAGCTCCTGAGCTCGAGCCCATGTCTCCGGAGCCCACGTGTGTCATGTGAACGAAGTTTGTGGGTTCTCCGATCATAGAACGATCTATCCTCCGCCTCCGCTtctgcaatcacacacacacacacacacggagagagagagagacgatgaGGAAAACACCTTACATTCGACACCAACACACACAGATCTGGGtctcctcttcatcatcatcatcaggtgtgtgtgtgtgtgtgtgtgtgtgtgtgtgagactcacgGGCTGCGGTTGTTCGGCGACGCAGCAGCTGAAACACACCCAGAACTCTG of Carassius gibelio isolate Cgi1373 ecotype wild population from Czech Republic chromosome A2, carGib1.2-hapl.c, whole genome shotgun sequence contains these proteins:
- the LOC128021944 gene encoding CDC42 small effector protein 2-like; amino-acid sequence: MTEFWVCFSCCVAEQPQPKRRRRIDRSMIGEPTNFVHMTHVGSGDMGSSSGAVDSVQTQMKSKGGYGNGTPASVQG
- the LOC128021921 gene encoding signal peptide peptidase-like 2A; the encoded protein is MAVNVLSFLLLMWFGCQVDGQLAILHASNGSTVREYCLVYNSTWSNISDRLSAAVAYPLLNLTSSQLCVRGQQDSLEGQAVVVTRGSCDFGQKALVAQDLGASVLLIASIKSMLTPTVNNSVFSKMKIPVALVRHRDVLDALQVKMKSLLLLHFTLEPTFQSSFTERNRKITVLEFSD